ATTTGCGTCGCTAAAACTCGGTAACACTTCATTTATACAACGGCGCTGGAAACTATATACCATTCGACGGGCTAAAGTGATATATGAAAGAGGAACAGAATCAAAGTATAACTATCATATAAGTGCTACAGTGAAGACTTGACGATGAGATGAAGTGGTGTGGTGAacatattttgattttccaAGAGTGTTGTATGTAGATTGAGTAAGTGATCTGCCAGCGCATTGCAGCTGACCGCAATTTCGTTGTGACCCACGCTCGATTATTCCCCTGTTGGTGCCTGGCCGTTGGCCGGTCTACTTGCCTGGTCCGTTTGATTTTCGTGCTACTAGGCAACCATTAAATTTATTAGACCTTTGAGCTGAACATTCAAATGTTAGACGTGGTTAAGACTCACATTCATATACCTAAGTTTGGCACAATCAGCGACAGTAATAATTGGCTTAGTGCAGCTAAGGCACAAAAGCATACAAGTAGAAATACATATACTACCACACTTCTTCGCTGAGAACGCCATAGATAAGTGGTTGTTATCTTCTCTAGCTTGATTACATTCAAGAACTGCAGAAAATTATAATGCCGGTCCTAGAATCTTGAGAATTGAGAGTGTTTCTTTGATTCattaatgtgtttatttttgtcttttgtatGCATTTACCTAATATAACACTTTCCGTAGTGCCTTATATCCCACCCCCAAAAcaaatgttatgctaaaaattacttaaattgttACTATAGACTATAGTTAGATGACGGCAGCATCCACTACCTAACCTGGTTGAAACCGAGGAAGATCCAATGTAGTCCTGAATTTATGTCCAAAGACTTGAGTAAGGTGGGTGCTCCTCAGGGTCTGAAGTAGTGGACAGAGCATCAAAATTGTATACCGAGAAAGAGCTGATAAGgatgcaaatataaaaaataaatctccATCATATCAAACTAGCTTCTATAGCTTTAATTAAGgttaatgttaaatatttgtcaataGCCAATACGAAAATTTATTTACCATCTTCAAAAATTTTGCCAGTATTTTTACAAAGATGCGGATATTTACTACTGGGAACACTTTCATAATAATCACATTCTGATGCTGATGAATTGCCTTTCTTGTACATAAAAGTACCAATTACATTGGTGCGTGAGTAATTACAAGTAACATGTATGCAATAAGCGTTAGAAGTAGAGTTATGGCATACCGCCAAGCCACAACCAACAAAAGCTGCACGCTCGTTTGCAATTGCAGAGAAATTACCGATCTTTTTCCAGGCGTCCGGACTGAAATTcgttttaaatttcttaaattgattaaattttcttGAATTCTTAACCCTCACCTTTTGGGCAATTCGCCTTGCACAGCTGTCTCATTTCCATAATCTATAAATACATCAAAGGAAATTGAAGAGGTGGTATCGCTCCTATCCGGTTCGCCAATgctgaaattcatttaaaatttcttaaattgataattttagTAAGCCATATTATTAACACTCACCCTTTCGGAAATTCGTCTACCATAGCATTGCCATCATCCACTAATTCAGATTGGGCCCACCAAGAATCTATTGCATATACAATCATATCGGTTCCTGTCGTTGGTTTTCCTGTTTCATTCTTATACAGATTTTGACCGGAGCCTGGAAACCTCTCAGTACTGTGGCAATCATCGGGCTGCTTATTACAACGTTTTGCATGGATTCCGGCTATATACGCTAATTCGTCATCCCAGATTACTTCACGCATGCGAGTGGCTTTCGGAAATTTTTTACCGCCTTTGAATTTTACTTCACCCCCAGCTATTCTGTTGCGATGCTCATTGTGTCGATCGACATAACGACGTTTAATTGAGCCTGTCAATGGCAAAAGACCAAGAACATCGCCTTTGCTAGGCTTAGAGAGGTTATTGGTTTAGGcaagtacaaataatatttcGGTTACTCACCACAGCATCCGGATCACACATAAAATGCTTTCTAGTGCCACATAATTTACTCTCCTTATCACAATAATAGTACGCATCGGTGTAAATGCTATGCCATATCAAAATAGCGATTAAATAAAAGCGAATATATTgaatgttaaacatttttatgtccgTATATATCTATAGTGcgatatgaaataaatgtgttaaccttcttgaaaaattataagtcaataatatttttttttctgatttgaaaaatttttacagGAGATCTTTTACTTCAAATTACATTAGAAACgcttgaaaattttacaaacaagTAATTCCAGGTTATAAGTTGAATTACTATATGAAATCGCAAGACTTCAATCTGTAGTCTCTTAAGTGTTCTATAATGTTGAATACGAACACGAAACCTTATATATAAGGTAAAGGTTAAAGTAAGATTACagcttatatataatattatataattgtgGCTCCGTCCTGTCGGAACCACATAttatccaagtccatatcatccaattcgggccaaaaatattcggttatcattgagcggtagcgattccaaTTCACAGTAAGGTGTCGGTTTTGATCGTCACAGAAGAAGTACGTCCCAATAACGCCGCcgcggcccataaaccgcaatGGAGTACGTGATGACTATtgcctgaccaataatgcatattttgcctattgacgaagccattcagccagaaatgagcctaatcgctgaagatgatttttcgatgaaaaaccAAATCATTTCCAAGTTATTGCTCAGCAccattcacgaacatacgactaTTCTGGTGGTCAATAGGCTTCAGTTCTTgagtcaatttgatcttgtaaagatgtaggccaagatcttttcgcaaaattcatcACAATGGCGTTAAAAGATGCCCAATGCTTGGGAACGACgtatgagagactgatttggatcttcctcaattgatgcgctagcaaGAGCAATATTCttgacactacgggcacttttTTGTCTCACCCTGCACATAATATTTTGTACTGTACCTGTGGATTGAAATTTTCCCATACGCTCAATTGTTTATCTGACagaacgattatgacgaccataaattgtacgtagcgctcttaaagttgaggccgtccgaatttcagtagtaataatttaataattttgtagcgtccctattaAAAACCACTTTATTAACTCCATacgttataaataaaagaaagttcTCTTCTTCTTAGCAGTAGCTTATAAAAAATGCGAatcttacataaaaatattgtcttgcccgataaagggttaaaaaaaatagatcGTTCCAAATATGCTCAAACAATTATACAACTGTGACTGCTTGGATAGCTAACAATGGATGGGTAATAGACACTTAACAAATGTTGCCCAGATTGCTGACCAATTGACATGGTGTAGGTGAACTGGTCATTGAAAAGGACATATCTGCAGGCGTTCGGATGGGAAATTGACTCATTTGTAGTATACGCTAATCTAAGCGCAGCCAGTCAATAACAGTGATATCCGACTTAAGGCTTTGTATTTACTGCTGGAAGCTATGAGAGCCAAATATTGAAAGTAGATCATTGACTTAGGACACCaggttttgataaaaaaaataatctcttccggaaaatattttaattgtttccatTAACGAATACGAGTTCATGTAATgcttctgaaaagaaaacagtTAGTGAGCAAACTCAACTTACAACACTAAATATTACTGATTTTACAATATGTGCTATAGTAAATTTTGTGTTCAGTTGACGAGGTCTATAAGCTTGTGTGAAGCGTTACACGCAAATTGTTATATGCAggtttatattattattcgacACGGTGCGTATACGACACGTACGAGTATGCATGTGCACATTGTGTAAATTCCTGCCACGTTTTAAACGTTTTTCGCTCAACTAAATTTTCTCGAATGTGTGATTACATTAActaagctacatatgtataacttgGCAGTATCGTTGCTAGTATTAGTTTCAAAACCAGCAATATTTTAACTGATGTTAATGAAACCGACACTATACATTTTTGCAACCATTAACTCTATTTAGCATTCGACGTGTGTCCTGTATATATGAATAACTATATTGCATTGCGTGCATGATTTTATTAAGTTACGATAGCAGAAATTTCATATTAAGCGCTAATAAATTAACTTCGTATTTTAACGCTAATTTTTAACAAGTTCAACGatttaatttcacttaattttaaatagGTTAAATTGATATACTGGCGGGGAAgttgtaaaaaagaaaaaaagggaaaggtaaacaaaaatgagagaaatgtcatataaatatatcatataatataaaattacctAGGTAAATGTTGGTTGAATATGAATAAGAGAATATACATTTAGTTAGCCTTTCAtgttgttacttttattttaagcaATTTATACTCCACATTATAGCACACCACGTTGTATACGTAACCTGAAAATTATGATCGAATTTTGACTTtgagttgcgtatacgccatgcacTCCTGCTGAGTACATCCcaaagaatattattttttaacattatgcattcattaatttttttgttttgttaaaaaactgtGCAAAACCCTTTCAAGCGTtttgttgacaagaaaaatgatTTCCTATTTTCCGAATTCATATTACTCGGTCAATCGCATTGATATTTCAAAGTCTTTTCTGCTTTCACATTTCGAGAACAGCCTCATTTACTTAAGAATCATTTCAGATCTGTTTTCGATTCGTAATGGGCAACgaaaatacatattatttgttGAATGTAAGTTTATTCTTATATCAACGACTTCTGTTGCTTTTACATATGATTTGCATTCAAAAAAAGGCGTCGCACTTGTAGCTCTGACAATATGGCAAACGATTATGCCAATTGAGTGGAGCTAACATTAGGCGCATGTTCTCTTTATTCAATGTGTCACACACAAACTAAACACAACGCTACTAACTCAGCAGCAGAGGATGCCAGTTACAACGATGTCTGCCAAAATAGATCGCATCGCAAACGGAAAGGCAAGAGCAAAGGAAATGCATTTGCATGCGAGTAATTCGAGTCGGgactttgaaaattatacaGTGAGACAGACTTCCTTTCTCAGCATCAAACAGAAAAATAACAAAGAATgtgcgaaatatatatttttattaaagaaatccatcaaataaataaatcttgcTTAAGTGAATGGATGTGCCGCTTTTCACTGCCAGTTTTCTTTTCGATGGCCTAGCTGATGCGAAAGTTTCGACTGCCGGCTCACAGTAGCAAACACTTATCTAACTTCTCGATGATCCAAAATTTGTGGAATTTCTGCAAAGattaaggaaaaaagaaaatcttgTTCGGCTAGGacgctcaatatttttttattatttacattcaaACTGTTTGCCTGCATCTTTACTCTATCCTACACAGAACTTATAGATAGTGAGTTCTGTGTTTTCATCACTTATGTGCGATATATGCAAATGTACATGAGAGATGCATTTAgcttattactttttatatataatatatagacacATGGCATCACCGCGATATATGTGCACAAGGCTTCATGCAATTTTCCTTGATTTCCAAGAAGTCTTGTCCAAAATCTTCTTTTTGATTCTATTTAGCATAAAGTTCTGTGGAATTTtgaatgtattaaataaatttttgcaaaatggatTTACGAAATCGGTTTATGTGGAAAAGCGTACAGAGAAGTTACCATGACATTTCGCTTatgaaatgtgtttttatatattttgaatacttTAAATTTCAGTTGCTAATTCAGTTGTTAGtaaatattacattaaatttttcacctATAATTTGTTCAGAGGGCCACCCTTACATTATTTGTGTCTATAACACCTTGCTTGCCGAGCAATTAACTAAAACACAGAAATCCTTTCATCACTTCAACAAGTAAGTTTTTTCAGTGGAGATAG
This portion of the Zeugodacus cucurbitae isolate PBARC_wt_2022May chromosome 3, idZeuCucr1.2, whole genome shotgun sequence genome encodes:
- the LOC128920450 gene encoding tabinhibitin 4-like isoform X1 — encoded protein: MFNIQYIRFYLIAILIWHSIYTDAYYYCDKESKLCGTRKHFMCDPDAVPSKGDVLGLLPLTGSIKRRYVDRHNEHRNRIAGGEVKFKGGKKFPKATRMREVIWDDELAYIAGIHAKRCNKQPDDCHSTERFPGSGQNLYKNETGKPTTGTDMIVYAIDSWWAQSELVDDGNAMVDEFPKGIGEPDRSDTTSSISFDVFIDYGNETAVQGELPKSPDAWKKIGNFSAIANERAAFVGCGLAVCHNSTSNAYCIHVTCNYSRTNVIGTFMYKKGNSSASECDYYESVPSSKYPHLCKNTGKIFEDGK
- the LOC128920450 gene encoding tabinhibitin 4-like isoform X2, which produces MRTIIVIRRVNYVALESILCVIRMLCKGDVLGLLPLTGSIKRRYVDRHNEHRNRIAGGEVKFKGGKKFPKATRMREVIWDDELAYIAGIHAKRCNKQPDDCHSTERFPGSGQNLYKNETGKPTTGTDMIVYAIDSWWAQSELVDDGNAMVDEFPKGIGEPDRSDTTSSISFDVFIDYGNETAVQGELPKSPDAWKKIGNFSAIANERAAFVGCGLAVCHNSTSNAYCIHVTCNYSRTNVIGTFMYKKGNSSASECDYYESVPSSKYPHLCKNTGKIFEDGK